CAGCGGCGCCGTTTCGCATTCTGTCGATAGACCAGGCGCTAGGGTCGTCGAGAGCAGAGCATGCGCGCCTTCACGCGCACAATCCATCACCCACCGGAGAACCACCATGCAGAAATGGGGCAAGGCAGTCTGGACCGGCAACATCAAGGAAGGCCAGGGGCTCATCTCAACCCAGACCGGGGTACTCAAGGATGCGCCGTACGGGTTCGCATCGCGCTTTGAAGATGGACCGGGCAGCAACCCGGAAGAGCTGCTGGGTGCGGCACACGCCGCGTGCTTCACCATGGCCCTGTCGCTCATCCTGGGTAACAACAGCCTGACCGCCGACCGGATCGAGACCAAGGCGGACGTGACCCTGGCAAAGGATGGCGAGGGCTTCAGCATTACCAAGGTGCACCTCACCACGCGCGCCAAGGTCCCGGGCACCGACCAGGCGACCTTCGCCGGCATCGCGAAGCAGGCGAAGGAGGGGTGCCCGGTCTCCAAGGTGTTGAAGGCCGAGATCACGTTGGACGCCACGCTGGAGGCGTAAACTGCCCGCGCCGCCGGGCTTGCCCGGTGGCGCTACCGGCAGCCAGGAACCCGAACGCACGTGCTAATCGTCCACGAACACGGCCAACACGAACGCCCGACCGTCTGGCACGCGGGCATGGGCAAGCCCAAGGCGCCCATCTGGATCGACTTGCTGGAGCCCAGCGAAGACGAGCGCCGCTGCGCCGCCGAGATCACCGGGCTGCGCGTGCCCGAACGCTCCGATATCGTGAACCTCGCGCTATCCAGTCGCATCCGCACGGATGACGACGCCATGTACCTGTCGATCCCCTACTTCGCCGATACGAACAACGGCCATGCCGCCCAACCGGTGGGCATCGTCGTGACCAACCACGTGCTGATGACCCTGCGGTTCAGTGAGTCACCCGCGTTCGACCTGGCCAATGCAAGCTGCGAGCACCAGAAGTGGGAATCCAGCGCCGATGTGCTGGCGACACTGATCGAGGCGATCGTCAACCTGGGTGCGCAGCGCATGGAAGATGTATCGGCGGAGCTGAAGAAACTGTCCGACCGGGTGTTCACCCCTGAGCGTTTGGGCACCCCGGTGCTGCGCGGCTGCATGCTCGAAGTGGGCCGACTGGAAGGCATGCAGGCGCGTAACCGCTCATCGATGCTCGGCGTGCAACGCATCGTTTCGTTCGTGCGCGCGAAAAAGCCCGACTGGATGGCCGACGCCGTGGAGGTGCGCCTGCGCGTGGTGGAACACGACCTGCGCACGCTGGATGAGTTCGACGACCAGCTCACCAACAAGTTGCAGTTCCTGCTCGATGCCACGCTGGGCTTCATCAGTACCGACCAGAACCACGTGATGAAAGTGCTTACCGTCACCTCCGTTGCCACGATCCCGCCGCTGATCCTGGCCGGCATATGGGGCATGAACTTCAAGGATATGCCCGAGCTCAACTGGCACTGGGGCTACCCCATGGCGATCGCGGTGATGCTGATCAGCATGGCGCTACCGGTGCTGTTCTTTAAGTGGCGCGGCTGGTGGTCGGGGGACTGAATCGTGCTTGGCCACTTGCTCCGCCCCGCTACCGCGCCCATCCGGCGCTGGGTCATGACCGCGTTTCCCAAGCCGCCTTCGGGCGGCATCGATTACGAGCACCCGGTGGGCGACCCGGGCCTGTTCGGCCCCGATTCGGTCACCTGGCGCATCCATAACGATTTCTGCGGCATGCTGGCCGGCGGGCTCTGTGCGCTGTACCTGCAGACCTTGCATCCGCGCGCGCTGGCCGGCGTCTGGGATCACTCGAACTTCCGTACCGATCTGGTCGGGCGGTTACG
Above is a genomic segment from Luteibacter aegosomatissinici containing:
- a CDS encoding OsmC family protein; amino-acid sequence: MQKWGKAVWTGNIKEGQGLISTQTGVLKDAPYGFASRFEDGPGSNPEELLGAAHAACFTMALSLILGNNSLTADRIETKADVTLAKDGEGFSITKVHLTTRAKVPGTDQATFAGIAKQAKEGCPVSKVLKAEITLDATLEA
- a CDS encoding CorA family divalent cation transporter — protein: MLIVHEHGQHERPTVWHAGMGKPKAPIWIDLLEPSEDERRCAAEITGLRVPERSDIVNLALSSRIRTDDDAMYLSIPYFADTNNGHAAQPVGIVVTNHVLMTLRFSESPAFDLANASCEHQKWESSADVLATLIEAIVNLGAQRMEDVSAELKKLSDRVFTPERLGTPVLRGCMLEVGRLEGMQARNRSSMLGVQRIVSFVRAKKPDWMADAVEVRLRVVEHDLRTLDEFDDQLTNKLQFLLDATLGFISTDQNHVMKVLTVTSVATIPPLILAGIWGMNFKDMPELNWHWGYPMAIAVMLISMALPVLFFKWRGWWSGD